In Hydrogenovibrio marinus, a single genomic region encodes these proteins:
- a CDS encoding Maf family protein produces the protein MSSGVSQQNKLFLSSSSPRRLELVKQLNLHCEVVNAPVEEVGLPGESAESYVLRMAFEKADSGYNKLAGDDIWVIGGDTLILFGDKVFEKPRNQQDAFRMLRQLSGCSHEVLSSVAVMHDGAIFSAVNKTRVFFRTLSDAEIETYWQTGESCDKAGAYAIQGIAAGFIEKIEGSFSGVMGLPLFELQELLKESGFYQPISEV, from the coding sequence ATGAGTTCAGGCGTATCACAACAAAATAAACTGTTTTTGTCGTCCAGCTCGCCCAGAAGGCTTGAGTTGGTAAAACAGCTCAACTTGCATTGTGAAGTGGTGAATGCGCCGGTAGAAGAGGTCGGGTTGCCGGGTGAATCGGCAGAGTCTTATGTGTTGCGCATGGCGTTTGAAAAAGCGGATTCTGGTTACAATAAGTTGGCAGGTGACGATATTTGGGTGATTGGCGGCGATACCTTGATACTGTTTGGGGACAAGGTGTTTGAAAAGCCGAGAAATCAGCAAGATGCTTTCCGAATGCTCAGGCAGTTGTCTGGTTGCTCGCATGAAGTTTTGTCATCTGTGGCGGTCATGCATGATGGTGCCATTTTCTCGGCGGTGAACAAAACACGCGTGTTCTTTCGCACCTTAAGTGATGCAGAAATAGAAACCTATTGGCAAACTGGTGAATCATGCGATAAGGCAGGTGCCTATGCTATCCAAGGTATAGCGGCAGGGTTTATCGAAAAAATTGAAGGCAGTTTTTCCGGTGTGATGGGGTTGCCACTATTTGAATTACAGGAATTATTAAAAGAGTCCGGTTTTTATCAGCCGATTAGTGAAGTGTGA
- the rng gene encoding ribonuclease G translates to MSNEEKILVNVTPYETRVAWVENGVLQEVWIERANKKGLVGNIYIGKVDRVLPGMQAAFVDIGLERTAFLHVSDVCPSTIGKTVEPDCEDITKFLHAGQKVMVQVVKDPISSKGARLTMNATIPSRMLVYMPGEKMVGVSQKIEDADERERLRELIKSMPETTESEGGFIVRTVAEGVDFHEMRADLIYLQKLWGVIQEKAKKVRTSALVYEDLPLYLHLLRDIPSDRIEEIRVDSLETFKKMKDFAESYVMELSNKLHRYQGERPIFDVYNIEEEIQQALEKRVNLKSGGYLVIDQTEAMTTIDVNTGGFVGHKNLEETIFRTNLEATQAIARQLRLRNLGGIIILDLIDMDIEEHKKVVYAALQKELAKDRVKTSMSEISSLGLIEMTRKRTRESLERTLCEPCLVCHGRGSVKTPETISFEIFREITRMAKQFDAEKYRVIAAESVVSYILDEASTRVAELESFLEKSIRFQAESGYFVEQFDVVMS, encoded by the coding sequence ATGTCGAATGAAGAAAAAATTTTGGTGAACGTCACCCCTTATGAAACCCGGGTTGCATGGGTCGAAAATGGGGTGTTGCAGGAAGTCTGGATTGAGCGAGCCAATAAAAAAGGGTTGGTTGGCAATATTTATATTGGCAAAGTTGACAGAGTCTTGCCAGGGATGCAAGCCGCGTTTGTTGATATTGGTTTGGAGCGTACAGCATTTTTGCATGTATCGGATGTTTGCCCTAGTACCATCGGTAAAACTGTGGAGCCGGATTGCGAAGACATCACCAAGTTTCTTCATGCCGGGCAAAAAGTGATGGTGCAAGTCGTTAAGGACCCTATTAGCTCTAAAGGCGCGCGCTTGACAATGAATGCGACCATTCCTTCTCGTATGTTGGTGTATATGCCGGGTGAAAAGATGGTGGGGGTTTCTCAGAAAATCGAAGATGCGGATGAGCGCGAACGTTTGAGAGAATTGATTAAATCGATGCCGGAAACAACCGAATCTGAAGGCGGGTTCATTGTGCGAACGGTTGCTGAAGGCGTCGACTTCCATGAGATGAGAGCGGATTTGATTTACTTGCAAAAGCTTTGGGGCGTGATTCAGGAAAAAGCGAAGAAGGTCAGAACCTCTGCTTTAGTCTACGAAGATTTGCCGCTGTATCTTCATTTGTTGCGAGACATTCCAAGTGACCGCATTGAAGAAATTCGAGTGGACTCTCTTGAAACCTTCAAGAAGATGAAAGACTTTGCCGAGTCTTATGTGATGGAATTATCTAATAAGCTTCATCGCTATCAAGGGGAACGTCCGATTTTTGATGTTTACAACATCGAAGAAGAAATTCAGCAGGCATTGGAAAAACGTGTAAATCTGAAATCTGGCGGGTACTTGGTGATTGATCAGACCGAAGCCATGACAACGATTGATGTGAATACAGGCGGCTTTGTTGGACACAAAAACTTAGAAGAAACCATTTTTAGAACTAACCTTGAAGCGACACAAGCAATCGCTAGGCAGTTAAGGCTACGAAATTTGGGTGGCATTATCATTCTTGATTTGATTGATATGGATATCGAAGAACACAAGAAAGTTGTATATGCAGCATTACAGAAAGAGTTGGCAAAAGACCGAGTGAAAACCTCTATGAGTGAGATTTCTTCACTTGGCTTGATTGAAATGACTCGCAAGCGTACCAGAGAAAGTTTGGAGAGAACGCTTTGTGAACCCTGTTTGGTTTGTCACGGTAGAGGGTCGGTCAAAACACCTGAGACGATTTCTTTTGAGATATTCCGTGAAATTACACGGATGGCAAAGCAATTTGATGCTGAAAAGTATCGAGTGATTGCTGCTGAGTCAGTGGTCTCTTATATCTTGGATGAGGCTTCTACAAGGGTAGCGGAGCTGGAAAGTTTCTTGGAGAAAAGTATCCGTTTTCAAGCAGAGAGCGGATATTTTGTTGAGCAATTCGATGTTGTGATGTCTTAA
- a CDS encoding diacylglycerol kinase, translating into MKSPHKGIKRIVFAGMNSINGLVSTYREEEAFRQEIWLFVVLVPVAFWLGKTVWDIAILLGVWIFVMIVELLNSALETAVDRIGHEYNELSGRAKDQASAAVLLSFVIAIGVWVGFLLERFL; encoded by the coding sequence GTGAAATCGCCCCACAAAGGAATTAAACGTATTGTATTTGCAGGGATGAACTCTATAAATGGTTTGGTGTCGACTTACCGGGAAGAAGAAGCTTTCCGTCAAGAAATTTGGTTATTTGTGGTGTTGGTGCCTGTCGCCTTTTGGCTAGGCAAGACGGTATGGGATATTGCAATACTGTTGGGTGTGTGGATTTTTGTCATGATTGTCGAGTTGTTGAATTCGGCATTGGAGACGGCAGTAGATCGAATCGGTCATGAATACAATGAGCTTTCGGGGCGTGCCAAAGACCAAGCCTCTGCGGCGGTGTTGCTGAGTTTTGTGATTGCGATAGGCGTTTGGGTTGGTTTTTTGTTGGAAAGGTTTTTATGA
- a CDS encoding FAD-binding and (Fe-S)-binding domain-containing protein: MPPQNNSFSKSATDASVYEFPLNKWVTPRSLPELVKTCREAFSNKQSVTMRAGGTSLGGQAIGSEVLIDVSKHLTQILDYRPERKEVVVEPGVIQDDLNAYVKANGLRFAPDTSTSNRAMIGGMIGNNSCGSYSVYYGTTREHVKSVEVILSDGSEVIFEDLTTEELAHKQTLDTLEGHLYRGVMSMLEEHGDTILENFPDASIKRRNTGYALDELYRHHQPFNPHGKPFNLTPLICGSEGTLAVVKSARLGLVEAPKHRQLICAHYHSVREAMQVVPEFLQFHPAAIELIDRPTLEGTKDNKALQPNRFWIQDDPAAVLVVELFDDCLDSLNARLRICQAWLAEKGSYATPIIDAADSDKVWSIRKAGLGLLMGKITRQKAVAVIEDAAVPVAKLPDYYHDVEQMMAELGVGCIYYGHASVGLIHIRPELDLATEKGRQLFEEIAKRNSKLVKSYRGAISGEHGDGRIRAPFIKEQVGETVYQCLVNLKRLFDPQNLLNPGVIIGDMPITQNLRAARQPQATLTTGFDWSNDLSLMDAVEKCNGAAACRKSTGTMCPSYQATREENYSTRGRSNLLRFALTEPNPQTALSNAELQDALEMCLGCKACHSECPANVDMARLKAEVLYQTGKMSLSRLALKYYGFLMRVGSVFPRIYNQVQNLGWVKRLMNVDSRRALPTLSNLELSRWWQTTDNASKDNCQRVWLLCDLYSRYQESEVGQAAILTLHKLGCDVQPIFLEASPRALISQGLLDGARKALLDINRQLSAVQENDWIVGIEPSEVLVWRDEAQALMKAETQTWQILLFEEAVLKLAEKGELPFQALTRKVKVHTHCHQKSLAKEADVAKALSLIPALEVERIASGCCGMSGEFGYRHYDVSKKIAEQSLLPAIEEGDALIVATGTSCRHQLDDFSSKQGLHSAQVFLQALQDIEWSSAGRR, encoded by the coding sequence CTGAAGTGTTGATTGATGTCTCCAAGCACCTTACGCAAATTCTGGATTACCGCCCTGAGAGAAAGGAAGTCGTTGTTGAGCCTGGTGTCATTCAAGATGATTTGAATGCTTATGTAAAAGCCAACGGGCTTCGCTTTGCACCAGACACATCAACCTCCAATCGAGCCATGATTGGTGGCATGATTGGTAATAACTCCTGTGGTTCCTACTCGGTTTATTACGGCACCACACGAGAGCATGTAAAGTCTGTTGAAGTGATTCTGTCAGATGGCTCCGAAGTTATTTTTGAAGATTTGACCACAGAAGAATTGGCGCACAAGCAAACCCTTGATACTTTGGAAGGGCATTTATACCGCGGTGTGATGTCAATGCTTGAAGAACACGGCGACACAATTCTTGAAAACTTTCCCGATGCATCTATCAAACGTCGCAACACCGGCTATGCTTTGGATGAGTTGTATCGTCATCATCAACCGTTTAACCCTCATGGCAAACCGTTTAACTTAACACCGCTTATCTGCGGCAGTGAGGGAACGCTCGCGGTTGTAAAATCTGCCAGGTTGGGGTTGGTTGAAGCGCCGAAACATCGCCAATTGATTTGTGCACACTACCATTCCGTGCGCGAGGCTATGCAGGTTGTCCCCGAATTTTTGCAGTTTCACCCTGCCGCGATTGAGTTGATTGATCGCCCAACGCTTGAAGGAACCAAGGACAACAAGGCTTTGCAGCCTAACCGTTTTTGGATACAAGATGACCCGGCGGCGGTTTTGGTGGTTGAGTTGTTTGATGATTGTTTGGATAGTTTGAATGCGCGTTTAAGAATTTGCCAGGCATGGCTGGCTGAGAAAGGCTCTTACGCCACGCCTATTATTGATGCGGCGGACAGCGACAAAGTGTGGAGCATTCGCAAAGCAGGTCTTGGCTTGCTGATGGGGAAAATCACGCGGCAAAAAGCAGTTGCTGTCATTGAAGATGCGGCTGTTCCGGTAGCAAAACTGCCAGATTATTACCATGATGTTGAGCAAATGATGGCAGAGTTAGGGGTTGGCTGTATCTATTATGGGCACGCTTCTGTCGGGTTAATCCATATTCGTCCAGAATTAGATTTGGCAACGGAAAAAGGGCGGCAGCTATTTGAAGAAATCGCCAAGCGTAATTCCAAGTTAGTGAAGTCTTATCGTGGTGCGATTTCCGGTGAACATGGCGATGGACGCATTCGAGCACCTTTCATTAAAGAACAGGTGGGGGAGACGGTATATCAATGCTTGGTGAATTTGAAGCGACTGTTTGACCCTCAAAATTTGTTGAACCCCGGTGTCATTATCGGCGATATGCCGATTACCCAAAATCTCAGAGCGGCACGTCAACCTCAAGCGACTTTAACAACGGGGTTTGACTGGTCTAATGATTTATCACTCATGGATGCTGTGGAAAAGTGTAATGGTGCAGCGGCGTGCCGTAAATCGACCGGCACCATGTGTCCATCCTATCAAGCCACGAGAGAAGAAAACTACTCAACACGTGGTCGAAGTAACCTGTTGCGGTTTGCTTTGACTGAGCCAAACCCTCAAACGGCGCTGTCGAATGCTGAGTTACAGGACGCCTTGGAAATGTGTCTTGGTTGTAAAGCCTGTCACTCTGAGTGTCCGGCCAATGTCGATATGGCGAGATTAAAGGCGGAAGTGCTTTATCAAACCGGCAAAATGAGTTTGTCTCGTTTGGCGTTGAAATATTACGGCTTTTTGATGCGGGTGGGGAGTGTGTTCCCTCGTATTTATAACCAAGTGCAAAACTTAGGTTGGGTGAAGCGCTTGATGAATGTCGATAGTCGCAGAGCCTTGCCTACGCTTTCTAATCTGGAATTAAGCCGTTGGTGGCAAACGACTGATAATGCATCTAAAGATAATTGCCAACGCGTTTGGCTTTTGTGTGACTTATATAGTCGCTATCAAGAATCGGAAGTGGGTCAAGCCGCTATTTTGACATTGCATAAATTGGGTTGTGACGTTCAGCCGATTTTTTTAGAGGCATCCCCCAGGGCTTTGATTAGCCAAGGGTTGTTGGATGGTGCTCGCAAAGCTTTGCTAGATATTAATCGTCAGCTGTCAGCTGTTCAGGAAAATGATTGGATTGTCGGTATTGAGCCTTCCGAAGTCTTGGTGTGGCGCGATGAAGCTCAAGCTCTAATGAAAGCAGAGACCCAAACCTGGCAGATTTTATTGTTTGAAGAAGCCGTTTTGAAACTTGCCGAAAAAGGCGAGTTGCCTTTCCAAGCATTAACTCGGAAGGTGAAGGTGCATACACATTGTCATCAAAAGTCGTTGGCGAAAGAAGCGGATGTTGCAAAGGCATTAAGCCTGATTCCGGCTCTGGAAGTTGAACGCATTGCTTCAGGTTGTTGCGGCATGTCAGGTGAGTTTGGCTATCGTCATTATGATGTTTCAAAGAAGATTGCGGAGCAAAGCTTGCTACCGGCGATTGAAGAGGGTGATGCGTTGATCGTTGCCACAGGTACCAGTTGCCGTCATCAATTGGATGACTTCTCTAGCAAACAAGGATTGCACTCAGCGCAAGTGTTTTTGCAAGCGTTGCAGGATATTGAGTGGAGTTCGGCTGGCAGACGATAA